A single genomic interval of Ficedula albicollis isolate OC2 linkage group LGE22, FicAlb1.5, whole genome shotgun sequence harbors:
- the LOC101818687 gene encoding vimentin: MSRRDRDPGFGEEEPWEGIRSADTGKGTRDARRALGGAGSAGLCGRAGHWEEQGKGGGTGRELVRALGTPHPRSPPLCVEGAATGGRRRGVCTPAPTSLSSLAVPRLEDETQKREDAEKSLVLIRKNEALQRQMREMEDEFGEEIGNYQDVVGRLEQEIQQMKEEMARHLREYQDLLNVKMALDIEIATYRKLLEGEESRITIPLQPTTSFSMRSSGEGQRIPHYVWGSFLGVLEPQPAESSARRMVLIKTIETRDGQSWHRLPPGLEALAEVEVCKPELTAALREIRTQYESIAVKNLQEAEEWYKSKFADLSDAANRNHEALRLAKQEMNESRRQIQSLTCEVDGLKGVNEALQRQMREMEDEFGEEIGNYQDVVGRLEQEIQQMKEEMARHLREYQDLLNVKMALDIEIATYRKLLEGEESRITIPLQPTTSFSMRSSVLEPQPAESSARRMVLIKTIETRDGQQVVTESHKERAGK; encoded by the exons ATGAGCCGCCGTGACCGCGACCCCGGG TTCGGGGAAGAGGAGCCCTGGGAAGGGATACGCTCAGCAGACACTGGGAAAGGCACCCGGGATGCACGGAGGGCACTGGGAGGCGCTGGGAGCGCTGGGCTCTGCGGAAGGGcggggcactgggaggagcagggcaagggtgggggcactgggagggaactggtGCGAGCGCTGGGGACGCCCCATCCCCGTTCCCCTCCGCTCTGTGTGGAGGGGGCTGCaacaggaggcaggaggaggggggtCTGCACCCCCGCCCCCACCTCCCTCTCATCccttgctgtccccaggctggaggaCGAGACACAGAAGCGCGAGGATGCCGAGAAGAGCCTGGTGCTGATCCGCAAG AACGAGGCGCTGCAGCGGCAGATGCGGGAGATGGAGGATGAGTTCGGGGAGGAGATCGGGAACTACCAGGATGTGgtggggaggctggagcaggagatcCAGCAGATGAAGGAGGAGATGGCGCGGCACCTGCGCGAGTACCAGGACCTGCTGAACGTCAAGATGGCCCTAGACATCGAGATAGCCACGTACCGCAAGCTGCTGGAGGGCGAGGAGAGCCG gatcaccatccctctgcagcccacCACTTCCTTCAGCATGAGAAGCTCAGGTGAGGGACAAAGAATCCCCCACTACGTCTGGGGGTCTTTCCTTGGGG tgctggagcCCCAGCCTGCGGAGAGCTCGGCTCGGAGGATGGTGCTCATCAAAACCATCGAGACACGGGACGGGCAG agctggcaccGGCTGCCCCCGGGCTTGGAGG ccctggccgAGGTGGAGGTCTGCAAGCCGGAGCTGACGGCGGCGCTGCGCGAGATCCGCACCCAGTACGAGAGCATCGCCGTCAAGAACCTGCAGGAAGCCGAGGAGTGGTACAAGTCCAAG TTTGCCGACCTCTCAGATGCGGCAAACCGGAACCACGAGGCGCTGCGGCTGGCCAAGCAGGAGATGAACGAGTCCCGGCGGCAGATCCAGAGCCTGACCTGCGAGGTGGACGGGCTGAAGGGCGTG AACGAGGCGCTGCAGCGGCAGATGCGGGAGATGGAGGATGAGTTCGGGGAGGAGATCGGGAACTACCAGGATGTGgtggggaggctggagcaggagatcCAGCAGATGAAGGAGGAGATGGCGCGGCACCTGCGCGAGTACCAGGACCTGCTGAACGTCAAGATGGCCCTAGACATCGAGATAGCCACGTACCGCAAGCTGCTGGAGGGCGAGGAGAGCCG gatcaccatccctctgcagcccacCACTTCCTTCAGCATGAGAAGCTCAG tgctggagcCCCAGCCTGCGGAGAGCTCGGCTCGGAGGATGGTGCTCATCAAAACCATCGAGACACGGGACGGGCAG CAAGTGGTGACAGAGTCGCACAAGGAGCGAGCGGGGAAGTga
- the LOC101812670 gene encoding tubulin alpha-1C chain, with the protein MTVGLLAMSKRECISIHVGQAGVQIGNACWELYCLEHGIQPDGQMPSDKTIGGGDDSFNTFFSETGAGKHVPRAVFVDLEPTVIDEVRTGTYRQLFHPEQLITGKEDAANNYARGHYTIGKEIIDLVLDRIRKLADQCTGLQGFLVFHSFGGGTGSGFTSLLMERLSVDYGKKSKLEFSIYPAPQVSTAVVEPYNSILTTHTTLEHSDCAFMVDNEAIYDICRRNLDIERPTYTNLNRLISQIVSSITASLRFDGALNVDLTEFQTNLVPYPRIHFPLATYAPVISAEKAYHEQLTVAEITNACFEPANQMVKCDPRHGKYMACCLLYRGDVVPKDVNAAIATIKTKRSIQFVDWCPTGFKVGINYQPPTVVPGGDLAKVQRAVCMLSNTTAIAEAWARLDHKFDLMYAKRAFVHWYVGEGMEEGEFSEAREDMAALEKDYEEVGADSLEGEEDGEEY; encoded by the exons CGCGAGTGCATCTCCATCCACGTGGGCCAAGCGGGCGTGCAGATCGGCAATGCGTGCTGGGAGCTGTACTGCCTGGAGCACGGCATCCAGCCCGACGGGCAGATGCCCAGCGACAAGACCATCGGCGGGGGGGACGACTCCTTCAACACCTTCTTCAGCGAGACGGGCGCCGGCAAGCACGTGCCCCGGGCCGTGTTCGTGGACCTGGAGCCCACGGTGATCG ACGAGGTGCGCACCGGGACGTACCGGCAGCTCTTCCACCCCGAGCAGCTGATCACGGGCAAGGAGGATGCGGCCAACAACTACGCCCGCGGGCACTACACCATCGGCAAGGAGATCATCGACCTGGTCCTTGACCGCATCCGCAAGCTG GCTGACCagtgcacagggctgcagggcttCCTGGTGTTCCACAGCTTTGGCGGTGGCACCGGCTCTGGCTTCACCTCCCTGCTCATGGAGCGGCTCTCTGTCGACTACGGCAAGAAGTCCAAGCTGGAGTTCTCCATCTACCCGGCCCCGCAGGTGTCCACGGCCGTGGTGGAGCCCTACAACTCCATCCTCACCACCCACACCACCCTGGAGCACTCCGACTGTGCCTTCATGGTGGACAACGAGGCCATCTACGACATCTGCCGCCGCAACCTGGACATCGAGCGCCCCACCTACACCAACCTGAACCGCCTCATCAGCCAGATCGTGTCCTCCATCACGGCCTCGCTGCGCTTTGACGGAGCCCTGAACGTCGACCTGACAGAATTCCAGACCAACCTGGTGCCGTACCCGCGCATCCACTTCCCGCTGGCCACCTACGCCCCGGTCATCTCTGCTGAGAAGGCTTATCACGAGCAGCTGACGGTGGCCGAGATCACCAACGCCTGCTTCGAGCCGGCCAACCAGATGGTGAAGTGCGACCCGCGGCACGGCAAGTACATGGCGTGCTGCCTGCTGTACCGCGGGGACGTGGTGCCCAAGGATGTCAACGCCGCCATCGCCACCATCAAGACCAAGCGCAGCATCCAGTTTGTGGACTGGTGCCCCACCGGTTTCAAGGTGGGCATCAACTACCAGCCGCCCACGGTGGTGCCCGGGGGCGACCTGGCCAAGGTGCAGCGCGCCGTGTGCATGCTGAGCAACACCACGGCCATCGCCGAGGCCTGGGCCCGCCTGGACCACAAGTTTGACCTGATGTACGCCAAGCGGGCGTTCGTGCACTGGTACGTGGGGGAGGGCATGGAGGAGGGAGAGTTCTCAGAGGCCCGTGAGGATATGGCTGCCCTGGAGAAGGATTATGAAGAGGTCGGGGCTGACAGCttggagggagaggaggatggggaggaatACTAG
- the LOC101813138 gene encoding peripherin-like → MREMEDEFGEEIGNYQDVVGRLEQEIQQMKEEMARHLREYQDLLNVKMALDIEIATYRKLLEGEESRITIPLQPTTSFSMRSSVLEPQPAESSARRMVLIKTIETRDGQQVVTESHKERAGK, encoded by the exons ATGCGGGAGATGGAGGATGAGTTCGGGGAGGAGATCGGGAACTACCAGGATGTGgtggggaggctggagcaggagatcCAGCAGATGAAGGAGGAGATGGCGCGGCACCTGCGCGAGTACCAGGACCTGCTGAACGTCAAGATGGCCCTAGACATCGAGATAGCCACGTACCGCAAGCTGCTGGAGGGCGAGGAGAGCCG gatcaccatccctctgcagcccacCACTTCCTTCAGCATGAGAAGCTCAG tgctggagcCCCAGCCTGCGGAGAGCTCGGCTCGGAGGATGGTGCTCATCAAAACCATCGAGACACGGGACGGGCAG CAAGTGGTGACAGAGTCGCACAAGGAGCGAGCGGGGAAGTga